ACTGCCATCTGGATGCATCAAAACACttgctaaataaaattttaggtcttCTCTACTTCTCCACCTTGATCAGACTCTTCATATTCATATCGAGATATACTCTAGGCTTTTCCTAGCCATAATATTGTTGTCTGCTCAAAAATTGTAGCTTATCGAGGTTAAAGTTGGCATCGATCACATATATCTGAAAAATGGGACATTCTTATCTACAATCTCCAAGTTGAATTGGACGAAAGATATTGATGACTCTCAACTTTGTGGTGCTAAACTTTGTAGCAAAGGTGCATAGGGTGGAGTTAAAGTCGGCGAGGTAGGCAGTACTATCAGATGGACAAAAGAACATTGGCTCAATGACAAAAGAGGGGATGTGGCAAGTGGGTGAGGAAAGTGTTACAAATGATGGTCAAGGGAAACCTTGGAGACAATGTCCATAAAAATTTGAGGATCCATATAGGTGTCTATTTAGTCTTACAATAATTATTTACCGAAAAAATCTTGATGACTTATATAGAGCCAAAAAAATCCCAACAATATCTTCTTAGCCAACCTAGATGAGGGTCTGGGTCattataagtggtatcagagtatatcTAGTGCATGACTCGTAGACTAGAGAATACTGTAGTATTGGTCTTTTTGGGATTAACCACGAATTGAATTTAAATTCTTAGATGTTAGGACTTAAAATAGAAGAGTATATAAAGATCCGTACAAACAAATATTTAAGCCAACCTTTTCTTTATGGAAAGAAGAACTTGAGCGAAAAGGTTTACAACATTTGCACTCTACTCGATGGTATCCCTATCTCTTCTAAGAACTATCTTGCCCTATGCTATCATTATCCTTAGGGTTCGTGGGTGGCAATGGAGCTAATGAAGGTAAAATAAGGAAGGACAGCAAGAGCAAATTAGTGAGAGAAATAGGGAATGAAGTTTGTGATAGAAGAAACTTGTCAAAGCAGAGTAGTTTGATACTTTTcactaaattttgataaaaaaatcaaaaagacatatttgcataaaaaaaatttaaatttacataaaaatataatcaaaatcaGTCATCTCTATCTCTATATCTATTGAATAGATAGAAGAGAGAAAGTTCTACCcctttaaaattagaaaaaattctaaaaacaaATGAACATGatatatcataaattttagaggatatttggttggaggaagtgggggtctggaatcggaatcggaatggatgactcccattctgaccatttggttgggagaagtctcattccgatttcgatttcgagATAGAATGGGaatagctcaatctatatagaaactcaatccctactctcctctatggatttaattttttattctaattttaattttgattccgatttcgatcacgaaccaaacacttTGGAGGATTTGGctattccgattttgattccaaGCCATTTCAATTTTCATTCCCATTTTGATTCCAGTTGTGAATCAAACACCCCCTTAATTTATTTGTACTCCTTGTCATGGATTCGCGATTCAAATAAACCTCCTTTTTCTTGATACTAAAAGATAATTAAGAAACCTTTTTCCTCCAAAAGACCTATCAAAAGTCTATGGCTCTATCTATAGTGTTAGACCTTAGTGTTAAATACCAAATTAAGAATCTTTTGTTTGACTTACCACTAGCAAAGATGGTGAATTAGGAGGGTAAGTAGCATGCCAGAACTCATGATCGTGAAGGGAAAGCCTTGACAGCAAAGGAACCAAGCCCTATGGAGGAAGATGCTACTGATTGCTTCATCCCAAATCTAGAGGTGCTCGAAAGCAGTCCAAACATGCGGCAATTCTCTCTATTTGGGAGATTTTTGGGTTAGCCTCTATCAATTGACTGTCTTAGGCTTTAGCTTAGCAAGCTTTGATCCCTTGAGGGTCATTTTAGGGCCTCGGATATAGAAGATGGttcttatatttttaaatttggcTTAGAATCTGATATGGTTAAGGTGCTAATAGAGGGACCGCATGTAGTTAATGGGTAGGTCCTCAACTTAATTCGACGGTAGGATGATTTAAACCAATAGTAGAAGCTTTCAAGGTAGATTCAGATTGAATCAGGATCCGGCTACTTCCAAGAGATGCTTGATTCGTGATCGGAGTCAGAATCAGAATGAGAATCAAAATAGATTGGAATTGAAATCAAAATGGTCAAATCCCTCAATGTATTTGATTCATGaccgaaatcgaaatcagaatgaaaatcAGAATAAAATTTCAATCCATAGGAGAGAGTGAAGATTGAATTTTAGATAGATTGGACCATTTCCATTCCACTctaaaatcgaaatcggaatgaaacTCCCTCCAATCAAgcagttggaatgggagtcatccatttcaaTTCTCATTCCAAATCTCTATTCTCTCCAACTAAGCACCTAACCAATGGAGCACTGCAACTTCGAGTTTTTGGCTATAACTATGATGGGCAAGCCTATAAGAATAGAAACACCATTGGAGATTGATGTGATTAAATATCAGAATTTGTGTTGAAATTAACAACAAACAACTTATTAAGATAGGGTTTTGGGTAGGTAATGAGGAGAAATATGTATATTTAGAAGTTAAATATGACAAGCTTCCAATATTGTGCTCTCAATATTGTAGTATTAATCAGAGGGTCAGGAATGGAGGGGGTCCAAGCTAAACCTTGACTGATGGAGAGTTGACTTGGGCCCGTCGGACCGTCATAAAAAATCCCATCTTTCTTGATAGATTAGAATGTTGACATGGGGGAGTTTTGAACTTCTTTTACATATGTTATATAAATTTTACATTTGAACAAACCTCCTTTGCCTAGTATCTGATCAATTTTCATGGTCTTAGAGCATAGCCAACCAAGGCCTCTTCGGCTGTCATAAAAAACCTCTATTCCTCCTAATTCTTGCTTGAAAAATTCTTTTGGCCAAGGGAATCATCATGAGCATCCATAGATAAGCACCCAAAGATATGCTTCCAACCATCATATACCACAGTTTTATTCACATTATCTAGGTTGGAGCTCAACCAAATATGGGATAtaatgatagaaataccaaacGCAATCATGCCCTGTTTGGTGTGAGGgccttttttttccccttttttttatcaaaatccaTTAAATTAGTCATTGGCTTGTTGTTTTTCCCCCAATCCCTCTACGAACTTTATGATATTTTTGGATTTAcatgtatattttaatatacATGTAGTAACAGAAGGGCTTGTGATATTATCGAATATATTTCATTTACAATTTATCTATACCAATTTTAAtataatcttttattttattatttaattaattaattttaaaaatttgctaTTTCTTCATGTGTTGTGCTGCGGCCATATCCGTATACGCTGTACGCCCTGGAATCCCTGTACGCACGATCTGCATCGCATGCGACAGGTAGCAGTTATCTTACCCAAGTCACTCGTCAAGCTCGACCCATTGGATGAGTCACATGCATCGCACGTGCTCATCCTAAGATCTCCAACCGCACTAAAGTCAATGCATCGCACGTGCTCATCCTAAGATCTCGAACCGCACTAGAGTATGCTCGACCCATTGGATGAGTCACATGCATCGCACGTGCTCATCATAAGATCTCGAACTGCACTAAAGTCGGTGGCTCTAGTATATGTATAATCCAACGGACGAAATTGAAGGGAAgaatatatgttttgaatatATATGTATCATCACGGAAAGCCTAGGCCAGAAAACTAGGGTTTCGCTTCTCTGTTGGGTGAAAGAAGAGCGAGCGAGAAGGGCCAGTAGGAAAATCAGGAGATGCGGCCGATATTGATGAAGGGGCACGAGCGGCCCCTGACATTCTTGAAGTACAACCGGGAGGGGGACCTGCTCTTCTCGTGTGCCAAGGACCATACTCCCACCGTCTGGTTCGCTGACAACGGCGAACGCCTCGGCACCTACCGCGGCCACAACGGCGCTGTCTGGTGCTGCGACGTCTCCCGTAAATTTATCACCTATTCCCTTTTTTGATCATTGTTTGCGACGTCTCTTCGATTTTTCACGCATCGTTTTTCTGTTTTTAGCTATTTATTTGggttatttttctcttatttcttcgATATCGATGTTATCTCTCTGTTTGGTTTCACTCGTACGGTTTTTTTTGGCCCTcggtttttaaagattttttttttttttttcctgacggtttttttttttttttttcgcttttGTTTGGTCTTTGGTTTGAGTAGATCTCAGATTACTAATCTCTATCACTTCTATCTACATAGGTCGCTGTGCATATGCTCTACTTTGCTTTGATGATTCTATATCTCATCCATAGTTTCATCAATTTGCCAATAGGATTTAGAACATTATTTACTATTTCATCTGTAACTAAAAAATATGTGTTTGAAGCTGCCCCATAGCAAATGTTATTTCATGTGATTCTGGAGAAGAATCTGTATATTTAGTGGTGATGTAGAAGGTTAATTTGATTTGTCCGATACCATAATTTCCCGTAGGCAACGGCTTAAACATTGGGGTTCATTTACGTAAAAAAACGTGACCTCTGAGTAGTGTAAGAAAGCTTGGGAAGCCCAGTTTAGAAGAAGAGTGAGAATGGGTTGCTTGGACACTTTAGGGCTGAGAAAATAACCGAAACCtgaagaaacccacccaatccgacCTAATAAACATTGCTTTCGGTCGGTTGAAAGATATAAATTGGGTGGAATCGAGTTGGGATTTTAAAAAATCGGTTATTTATGGTCGGATTTGATTCCTACACTTTTAACCTGTATGAAATCGAATCTAACTGATGTAGTATTTCATAAACTCACTTTCATTTTTGGGATGGCGtcgtttagacttcaatacttcattctaaaaaatatcccATCATCTATTTGGATTCATGGGAATATTAATGTTAAATTGTTGATGGAAGCACATCAATTTAAGACAATTCTAAAGTGAAAGTTTTTAGATGTAATTGGTTTCAGATGAGTAAATCtttttgtttctattttattttgtatagattcaaaaataagctcaaaatttgtaacttataaggtttaggccttttttgcattaaattaataaaaaaaataaataaacttaagtGGGCTAATATTGGACTGAAAATCAACATTGGATCAACATTGAAGCCCAAACCAACACAACCCACCCAAATCCGTTATAAACCGTTCAAacggtttatacatgataaacggtCGGCAGCGGGTTGAATTTTCTTCAACTCGATTGAGTTCGGtcggatgaaatttttctctcaatccaACTGAATCCGACCCGTACTCAGCTCTAGGGCACTCAGAGGGGTGCAGCCCTTGTGCAGAGTGAGAACAACATCAATTGGGCGAACATCATTTATGGCCCTCCCTTTTTCCTGTCCAATATGTATTAAAAGTATTTTGCTTAATGTTCTGACTTTTTGATGTAATTTTTTAGTGTTTCTTTTTGATGCAGTATCTAAAATTTTCTAGATGATCATGTCTAATCTGTCTGACAGGGCAAGTCTTGAAACGTAAATTTATCCCATATTATACTTGCCATCATTAGATTAgcccataatttttttcaatatgctgcaacaattttttaaaataatgatgcaGGTGATTCTGGACTCCTCATTACGGGCAGTGCAGaccagagtgtgaagctgtggagTGTTCAAACAGGAGCTCAACTCTATTCTTTTAACTTTGATTCTCCAGCGAAAGCAGTGGATTTTTCTATTGGGGATAAGCTTGCTATAATCACTACTGACCCATTTATGGGCCTTCCATCCACTATTCAAGTGAAACGAATTGCCAGAGATCCTAGTGAACGTATGGATTATCATATTTTTGGTTCATTTCTGATGTAACTGATACACATGCACTTATTGAATCTTCACTTTTCTTGTTTTTTAGATGAACTACCTTTTGTTAATTGTTCAATTTCTTGATCTCTATTAACAAATGGATGGGCTTACACTGAGTGACCGCGGTGTCTTTTTTAATCATATTCTGTTATGTTGGTGAAATAATAAGGTCTTCCATTGAGGTTCAATAGATAATATTAGATTTAGCTGACACATACAATTATCAATCTGAACTTTTACCCACATTTgctccaaattgatttgaatccatagttatgtgtggctattttattatttgaaatcATAGCACTGTATAAATTACAAAATTGTGGTAAGGTTTGTTTATTCAGAAACTTGTTTCTTGCAGAGACTAGTGAATCAGTGCTTACAATCAAGGGGCCTCAAGGAAGAATCAATAGGGCTGTTTGGGGACCATTAAACAAGACTATAATAAGTGGTGGTGAAGATGCAGTAGTCCGAATATGGGATGCTGAGGTGGGACTAGCATCCTCATATGTGTTTTCATTGTCCAAGTGCATCCGTTTTTAGGGGCTCATGAGTTGCACGAACATGTATTTACATGTTTACTATTTTAGTGATTATTAACCTTGCATATTTTAGAATCAATGATTTTAGAATATCTAACTATCTTGATGTATATGGTGTCATGCCTAGAATTGCATGGAATGCTAATGGCACGAAATTCAAGTCCATGCACAAGGAAATATAAATCTATAAAATGATAGGAAGCAGAAATCCATGTCTCTCcttcaaaatgataaaattttagcTTGCATAGACTTTTAGCTAATGAAAACCATCATTTAGGTCAAAAATATTTGCATGAATTAATTTGTGCCACAGAGGTGAATATAGCTTCTTATATGGAATCTTGTCTTTGACTACCTTCGACTCTCTTTGTTTAAACACCTTCAGTTGCCAGGTGATCTGTTCCCCTTGATCAGGTCTTTACTAGGGAAATTTTGGTGTCCTGAGGAAGGTGGAAACTCGAGCATCGCATGCTTTTGCAGTAATACAAAATAAACATAAAAGAGACTAGATTAAGAAATAAGCAAAAGATATATAGTTTTCCTAACTGAAAAGTATTTTCTGGTATGCATATAGGTCAGTACCTTGTGACCCTTATTTTTTGACTCAGTTTACTTGTTGGTTCAGTGTTGGATCTTTTATTTTGAAATGTGCAGACTGGACAGCTGCTGAAGGAGTCAGACAAAGAAACTGGTCATCAGAAAACAATAACTTCACTATCAAAATCTGCAGATGGTTCTCATTTCCTCACAGGTTCATTGGATAAGTCTGCCAAGGTGATAATCTGTCTTGATCATATAGCTTGTGACAAGCTTTATCTTTACATTCCGAGTCTGGTTGGATTATGATTGTGCTTTAACCCGTTGTTGTATGATATTGGCTTAGCTCTGGGACATAAGGACATTGACTCTTATCAAGACATACGTGACAGAACGCCCCGTCAATGCTTGTGCGATATCCCCCCTTCTTGACCATGTATGTATCTAAATACTCATCCATATCTGCATGTGCTTGTGAGCTTTGTGATATAGCTATATTCTATATTGTCATTATTATTATCTTGAGAGTCTTCCAACCAAAATATCTAACTActcatcatcttcatcatcatcttgAGGGTCTTCCAGGCAAAATATATGCACAAATCTTTATTCAAAAAAATGTCGAATTGTCATGGTCGGACTAGGGGGCTTATGGTATTGGCAAGGACAAAAGTCTGGTATCATTTTTAGTAGTTTGTTAAGTGATCCATACTCTTTTTGGACTATTTTCAGAGGGTTCTTATTAAACATTGAGTTAACATACTCTTTGTTTGGTGGCAGATTAGACACGAACTGCATTTTACCCAACAATTACGCAGCTATAAAGCATGGACATGGATGTAAGATGCAGATATGCAATACACTAATACAttattatcttgaaaaaaataggatatgatatggtggagatACGAAAATAGATAATTATATATCTTTTACATAAGACATAGTAGATTATCACAATATTATAGTTCATGCTTCATGTAGTAACTTCGACATccacaaattctatcatttagTCATCATTCACATTCGCAATAACATCAACATTACAAACTTTAAACTATCAAAGTCAACATTCATtccgggaaaaaaagaaaagacaaataAATGTCCGCTGCTTTTGGCTAAAGAAGCCAAGTATCTGAGGTGTTGGTAGGAAGCATTTGGAAcacttttaattttaaataataggaTATCCTAACCCTTAAGGATATGCATTTGGCACATATCCTACTGTATCAAACAAGTAATGTATCTGATACAATGTCAGATATAGACACGGCATCCATATTTGAAGTATCTCTGCTTAGTTACACAGTGTATTCTAAAGATTTTTAAGTTTGGACCCAGTTGGGCTGGTGATGTGGAGTGGTCCTTGGATTAGTTCAAGCATGTGAGTGCAAGATTAAAACTTGTGATTTTGTGGGGGAGAAAGAAATAGAGGAACTAGAGAGTTTTTTGTCATAGCATTTTAATATTGAGGGATGCTGTATATCATAACATGTCTTTTGATATGCAATGTGTATGTACCTACTGCTAGTGCTAGGTACATGTGGAACTAACAAAAGGTTATTATTGGATTTTTGCTTATGTGGTGGCTCAGAGTTTCAGCTTATTTTTTGAGTTAAGATGTGTGTTGTTTTCCTATAGGTGGTGATGGGAGGTGGCCAGGAAGCATCACACGTCACAACAACTGATCGTCGTGCTGGAAAGTTTGAGGCTAAATTTTTTCACAAGGTGGCCCTTCGTCATTTTATGTCCATAAGAACTatagaattttaaattataactCATATGCTTATTCTTCAAATTTTCTACTTCCTGAACAGATTCTTCAAGAAGAGATTGGGGGTGTGAAAGGGCATTTTGGACCAATAAATGCTCTAGCATTTAATCCTGATGGAAGAAGGTTCTCTTACTACCTTTAGAAGCTATAATTTTTGAAAACAAGGAGAATGACATCGACTTCATGTGCTTATTATACAACTGTTTGTGTTtgcatatattttcatatttacgATGCTTTTGCATTTGCCATTGCACGCATGATTGCATAATTTGTGTCTTATTCATTATGTGCTGCTTTTGGATGGTTTTTATTTTGTCCTTGCTTAATTTTTCATTTTGTCTTCATTGATATATGTCTTTTGTGTATTGCATGTATGCCTGCACATTCGTATATGCATGTGCAAGGCTAGGGATTTTGTGTGACATGAAAACTAATGGAGTCAAGAATTATCTTTTTTTTCCCAGAATATTATACTCTTTTGTGATCTTTTACTGGTTTTCCCCTGGAAGCCCTTGAAGATTTGTTCACCTAATCATATACTAAtgcctttttttttggtaatggAATTATTTggggttttatttttttctattatttctagTTCCCTTCTGTGGCAATTTTGGGGTGATATGATTAAGCTATTTAGATTTTGCATCTGGATCTTTTTGCTGATGGTACCATTGCGGAAAAGAGGATATTGGATCTCTGgggaaatttatttttttttttttaaaattgcttCTTTCTTTGTTGTGGTACTGAACTTTGGATATTATAGTCGTCACTGGACTCCAGAGATGCACTTTTGGATAATTTGTTCTATTTTTGGAACtagagtttatatatatatatatatatatatatatatatatatatatatatatatatatatatatatatgggctcTAGGTTCTCGGAAAGTTTAAAAAGAGAAGAGGTTTATAACTTGAGAAGTGAGGTAGATAAATTGGTTGATTAAATGAGGAGGGAGATGTTATTAGTTCATCTAAGGGTTTCCAGTGAATGTTTATAGTATTTTGAAACTCGAAGGGGTTTTTGTGTAAGGATGTTTGTTGGGAAGTATAGCAAGCTCTATTATGTAAGCCATTTAGGAGTGCAGTTGTGCTGTTGAAATGATACTGAGGGTTTAGTTTGTGGGATTAATTGCCCTGATGGGTGAAGTTACTTTAAGTGGATCtaagttcaatatttgaagaaaaatgcCTGATGAATGAGGAATGGTGAAGCTGATGCCAAATGATTGAGACAAGGCTTAATTGTTACATGTGTAGTGACTTAGTCATGCTTGAAGCACTGGCGAAAATTGGATGGACCATATTTTTGTCAGTGGCAAaaacttttttcctcctttttcttttgaaggacATGATCTAGTTAAAGGCTATAAAATAAATTCTGATTATCTGTTTCTTTATAACATTATGGATCTGTTCTCTACTTGAATTTATTCCTTAATTTGATATCTGTGGAAACAAGAAAATAGATTCGAGCATTTATTAATTTAAGGAGTTTCATGATTTCGTGTTGCCTGCATTTGGTTAGAAGGAAATAGATGTGCTATGGAGTTTGTGTTTCATGACTTCGGATAAGTTTGGGGAAGAGGATGAGCTGGGTGTAATGAATATCAAGGTTTTTGTTCCCAGGGTAATTAGACTTTCGCAGGAAGTGACAATAGACTGATACTTATGTTTTAGAATCCTTAGCTGTTATGAAAATTTTGGTACTAGGGCTTTCCATGGTCATATGTATGCC
The sequence above is a segment of the Elaeis guineensis isolate ETL-2024a chromosome 7, EG11, whole genome shotgun sequence genome. Coding sequences within it:
- the LOC105048617 gene encoding eukaryotic translation initiation factor 3 subunit I, yielding MRPILMKGHERPLTFLKYNREGDLLFSCAKDHTPTVWFADNGERLGTYRGHNGAVWCCDVSRDSGLLITGSADQSVKLWSVQTGAQLYSFNFDSPAKAVDFSIGDKLAIITTDPFMGLPSTIQVKRIARDPSEQTSESVLTIKGPQGRINRAVWGPLNKTIISGGEDAVVRIWDAETGQLLKESDKETGHQKTITSLSKSADGSHFLTGSLDKSAKLWDIRTLTLIKTYVTERPVNACAISPLLDHVVMGGGQEASHVTTTDRRAGKFEAKFFHKILQEEIGGVKGHFGPINALAFNPDGRSFASGGEDGYVRLHHFDPDYFNIKM